From one Aquicella lusitana genomic stretch:
- a CDS encoding NUDIX domain-containing protein: MAKTIKTIRKVDILQTDEALFKHHYVGCLVLSKDNKVLLQQRGHNWHSFPGYLSEFGGRIAPNETPLEALVRELKEELGAQVNEKEVISLGVISEAVTHYSKLVYVYFWHDKRGTITGCYEGEACYFDDVNTALEHAKIMDSARWLLYECKKRKLL, encoded by the coding sequence ATGGCAAAGACAATTAAAACAATCCGCAAAGTGGACATACTTCAAACAGATGAGGCGCTTTTCAAGCATCACTACGTAGGCTGTCTTGTGCTCAGTAAAGATAACAAAGTCTTACTTCAACAGCGCGGACATAACTGGCATTCCTTTCCGGGATACCTTTCCGAGTTTGGTGGACGCATAGCACCCAACGAAACGCCTTTGGAAGCGTTAGTCCGGGAATTAAAGGAAGAGCTTGGTGCGCAGGTTAATGAAAAAGAGGTGATCAGCCTCGGGGTCATCAGCGAAGCTGTCACTCATTATAGCAAACTTGTCTATGTTTATTTTTGGCATGACAAGCGCGGCACCATCACTGGGTGCTATGAAGGCGAGGCTTGCTATTTTGATGACGTCAACACAGCGCTTGAACATGCCAAAATAATGGACAGCGCGCGCTGGCTGCTCTATGAATGCAAAAAAAGAAAACTTTTATAA
- the tuf gene encoding elongation factor Tu gives MSKQVFERTKPHVNVGTIGHVDHGKTTLTAALTSILAKKFGGEARAYDQIDNAPEEKARGITIATSHVEYQSEKRHYAHVDCPGHADYVKNMITGAAQMDGAILVVSAADGPMPQTREHILLARQVGVPYIVVYLNKADMVDDKELLELVEMEVRDLLSQYQFPGDKTPIVVGSALKALEGDTSEIGIPSIMKLVEVMDDYIPIPERPVDLPFLLPIEDVFSISGRGTVVTGRVERGIVKVGDELEIVGIKPTTKTTCTGVEMFRKLLDQGQAGDNVGVLLRGTKREEVERGQVLAKPGSITPHTKFEAEVYVLSKEEGGRHTPFFKGYRPQFYFRTTDVTGEVQLPEGVEMVMPGDNIKMVVTLIAPVAMEEGLRFAIREGGRTVGAGVVAKVVE, from the coding sequence ATGAGCAAGCAAGTATTTGAGCGTACGAAGCCGCACGTAAACGTTGGCACGATTGGTCACGTAGACCATGGGAAGACGACCCTGACGGCGGCATTAACGAGCATATTGGCGAAGAAATTTGGTGGAGAAGCGAGAGCCTACGACCAGATTGACAATGCTCCGGAAGAGAAGGCGCGAGGCATCACGATTGCGACCTCCCATGTTGAGTACCAGTCCGAGAAGAGACACTATGCACACGTAGACTGCCCCGGTCACGCGGATTATGTGAAGAACATGATCACGGGTGCAGCGCAGATGGACGGAGCGATTCTGGTTGTATCAGCGGCGGATGGCCCGATGCCACAGACCCGCGAACACATTCTGTTAGCGCGTCAGGTAGGTGTGCCGTACATTGTTGTGTACCTGAACAAAGCAGACATGGTTGATGATAAAGAGCTACTGGAGCTGGTAGAGATGGAAGTAAGAGATCTGCTGAGCCAGTATCAGTTTCCTGGAGACAAGACGCCGATTGTTGTTGGCAGTGCATTGAAGGCGCTGGAAGGTGACACAAGCGAGATAGGCATTCCTTCCATTATGAAGCTGGTAGAAGTGATGGATGACTATATTCCGATTCCGGAACGACCAGTGGATCTGCCGTTTTTGTTGCCGATTGAAGACGTGTTTTCGATTTCAGGCCGAGGCACGGTGGTCACGGGTCGAGTAGAGCGCGGAATTGTGAAGGTAGGTGATGAGCTTGAAATCGTGGGTATTAAGCCGACGACGAAGACGACCTGCACGGGTGTAGAGATGTTCCGTAAGCTGCTGGATCAAGGTCAGGCGGGAGACAATGTGGGTGTACTGTTGCGCGGAACGAAGCGAGAAGAAGTTGAGCGTGGACAAGTACTGGCAAAGCCGGGTAGTATAACGCCCCACACGAAATTTGAAGCGGAAGTGTATGTACTGTCAAAAGAAGAGGGTGGAAGACATACACCGTTCTTTAAGGGGTACCGTCCGCAGTTTTATTTCCGCACGACAGACGTGACGGGAGAAGTGCAGTTGCCGGAAGGAGTTGAGATGGTAATGCCAGGCGATAACATCAAGATGGTGGTTACATTGATCGCGCCGGTAGCGATGGAAGAAGGATTGCGATTTGCGATCCGAGAAGGTGGCCGTACGGTCGGAGCTGGTGTCGTCGCTAAAGTAGTCGAGTAA